The genome window GGCAGGGCGGGCCGGACGCTCTCGTCGTCAGAGTCGACGTCGTTGGCGTCGGCGAGGATGCGTCTGAAGAAGGCCTCATCTTTGCGGTTGAGGAGAGGCGCGGGGCCTCCGCCTCCTGTCGCTGCGCTTGCTGTTGTCGAGACGGACTGCGAGCTCGTTTGGCGTCTTGTGGCTGATGGTCGCGAGTCTGGGTGAAGCTTGCCTGGTGATGGTAATGGTGCTGGCGAACCGTTGTTGTGTTCCACCTCACCttctgctgctgccgccTCTTTTGCCTCCTTCTCTGTCTTGTACTTTTTGAACTTCTTGTAGCTCAGGTATTCCAACATCTTGGGCAACGAAGTTTAGGTTTCTCTGGGGAGGAACCAACAGAGTCCTAGGGTGGCGTACTGGTTGACAAGTTCTGTGATCCAATATGCTGTCAACAAAGAATCACGGCAAAGAAAGTTGTAGTTTCCTCGAACAAGATGCAAGAGCGTTGTAGTGAGGCGGTCGGAACaggtttattttattacaACGGCCAAGCGCTTGTTCTGAATCACATGCGGTCTGGGTCTGGGCCAGGGCCCTGCGCTCTATCATGCGGCGTCACGTCGTCCAAGTTCATGTGTTAGATTGGTTGAGCGGGCAAGCTGGGGGGTAGCTCGCACAGCCACATGTGATGTCACCCTTGCAGCGGCCTCCGATGTGGCGGTGCAATGGACAAGAGTGGAGATCCGGATACAGCTGCCGGTTCGCTTAAGAGCGGTCCAGTTGTTTGAGGTTGCGCCGGAGGCATCCAATGGAAGAGCATGAATGATCACCCGTTCAGAATTCGGCTCTTTTGTTGGGGCTGGTATGGGCAAATGAAGAACCTCTAAGAGCATTGTGGCTCATCCAGTCCCCTTTGACAGTTGTCTGGGCGTTATGTAAGGTATTGTATGTTATTGGTAAATATTGAGTGGTTCGGCTGAGTTAGCCGCCATCGTGGGGTATCTTTTATGGCAACTACCCATCGCATCCCGCGGGTAGGGCTTCCACATCTTTCTATGCTTCATCATGCCTCAtcctcgtcttcttcttcttcgtctcCATGCTCCCCGTTTTCGTGCATGACTTCGTCTGCCGCATTACTCTTTCTGCCACCTCCACTCCTCCGGCGGCCCCTTTGATATGCCTCTGTGCTGGTCATAGCCTGCTCTCCAACATAGTGTTCACCATCCCAGTCCTTTGAGCACCTGGGACACTTGTGACTCCGTTGAGTGCGCCAGTAACCTTCTTGACATGTATTGTGCAGGCGCGCGTTGCAGTCTCGTTCCGCGCACCGTTGTCCAACTGTGACGATTTCCCTACACGCCTCGCAGAACTTGATGCGCTGCCAATCTTGCGCGGCCGCGTCGGGGTCGTTGAACGAGTCAATCAGCCATGCCCTGAGCTCAAGCAGTGCTCTTGGGCTGAGGCTGTAGAACCCGTCCTTGGACTTCTCTAACCAACCCTGGTTCACTAGGTTCGCCAGCATGTCTTCCACTTCGCTGTGCTTAAGTCCCTTGTCCGAGGAAGACTGCGTCTGCGTGGGTTCTCCGTTCTCGTCGTTATGATTGTTGTTCTGCCGAGGAGGGCGAGCCAGCTTAATAGCCTGCATCTCCGTGATGCACATGAGCTCCATGCGCGGGGAGTTATATGTCTCGAACATGGCGTCCAATAACCTCTTTGTAAAGGCAATCTGTTCTGCGTTGTATGTGGTCGCCAGCTGCGTCATGGGGTCGGAGGCGGTGTTCACGAGAGCGTAGATGCGCTTCTTGGTGACTTGATGGATCGTGCTTCGTATCTCATAGTCAAAGAAGGAGACGCCTTCGGCTGCAGCTTGCAGATAAGAGTCGAAGTCCTCCATCGTGACCTGTTCGGGAGCGACTGGCTCGCCATCTTGGGCTTCGATGGTGAAGATTCCGGCTAGAATGGGCTGTGCGTCTTCGTATGTGAGGGTGCCCCGAGCCAGGAAGGCTTGAAGGAAGGCACGGTTGCCATCGTTGTAGTGTTCTCGGACAATGTTCATTTCGGCGTGGTAAGGCTTAAGACTGAATCGTGTATCTGGGGGTTTGACAGCGTGTCATAACGGCCGTAGTTGGCATGTCCTAGAGGCTTTTGCGAGTCGCTAAGGTTTTCGCGGGGGAATGCCTCTAGACGCGACCGGGACGCGCTTCGCTGGTGAAGAACTACACAGTAATTGAAAGCCAGAGCTTCTGGGGACCCCACCGTACCTTCCACCAAAAGTACATAGAGACCTGAGAGGAAGTTAAAGTGGAGACCTTTGGTGAGCCACAAAGTGGCTGGAAGAAGGCTGCGGTACTTCGCCGGAGAATTTCCATCTTCTTGGAATGAGATCTTCCTTTCCCAAATTGCACTGCGCATCGGCCAGCGGGCAGGGCCTCTCCGTGGCTCTGGGTCCATTCTGGACGGGATCCTCGCTCCGAGTGGAGTTCCAGATCCTCCAACCCCTGAACACCAACCTTCTTGCTGGGCAGCAGGTTGGAGAGTGCATGGTGCGCATGGCTCCTTCGGGCAGCAGCTGAAGTTCATTCCAGCGAACGAACCTTGCTCTCTCTCACAAGCTTACAGGACGAAGACGCCACATGCCGACGACACGGCACTTTGCTGTGACTGCCGATCATACTCACACCCGCCGGGCTCCCTCCAAGGTTCAGCTTTAATACAATCTCGACGATCTCGCACTCGCTCTTTATTGGACCCGGCTCACTCATCAGCACGTGGGAGTGGTCCGACCGTTACGCAGACTCAATATGCCTTAGATCCAAGATTGTGTCGCGGCAGACGTTCAGCAACCTTCCTTCTAGCAGGAATGGCAGGACTGACACCACACGCCGTCGGCCTTTCATCTCAACAATCTGCGCCTCCGCGACTAAACCTGCTTTTTGGTTTAGCACTAGGATTTCGCTGCTTGCCTTCTTGGGTCCAACACCCGAAGCCACGTCCGTCGCTCGGGCTAGATTGGGCAGTGGTGTAAGGCCTTTTTCGTGTTCATTTCTGACTCAGGAGGACCAAGGTTAATACAAAACCACTAGCCCCAATCACCTTCATGGATTCACCCTGTCCCTCTATGAGCCCAAGCACCGAGCACTCGGTAGGCGGCATGCTCCCCTGCCATCGAACTCAGCTCAACAATGAGATGATATGATGAGCATCGTATCGAACTGGTCGAAACTCTGACATGTTCGGACCTTCCTTTAAGGGGAGATTGTCTTCCAGAAGATGGAAACTGTGTTTTCAGCCACCGACTGACTCGAATTCGCTGTCGACAACAGTGCAGCCTCCAATCAATTCCAATGGCATCGCATTGTTGGAGGTTGCCATACGCGGTATGTTGCCTCCCATCGGCCCGGTCGCCTCTGCCGGGTTGAGGCTGGTCCGGGAGACCCCATCCGCAACGTCCGTCAGTCCACACACCCTCAGTCGGCAACGAATCTTGCCTCGAGAACGCGCCTCCACTTACCAGACATGTTTCGAGCCATCGTTGCCTCCAACCCCAGCGACAATTGTGGTTGGTCTCAATATGGGAGGCGGAGAGTTCGGTCGAACTCGTACGTTGCCATGCCACTTACCCTCTAGCAGCCTTTAGTTTGACACTTGGTCGGCCTATGGACTTGTATTCCGCAACAGTTGCGACGACGCTTGCGCACTGCTGCTTCGGCCTAACCCACGCAAACTAGTGATGTCTTCTATTA of Colletotrichum lupini chromosome 8, complete sequence contains these proteins:
- a CDS encoding RING-like domain-containing protein, which produces MNIVREHYNDGNRAFLQAFLARGTLTYEDAQPILAGIFTIEAQDGEPVAPEQVTMEDFDSYLQAAAEGVSFFDYEIRSTIHQVTKKRIYALVNTASDPMTQLATTYNAEQIAFTKRLLDAMFETYNSPRMELMCITEMQAIKLARPPRQNNNHNDENGEPTQTQSSSDKGLKHSEVEDMLANLVNQGWLEKSKDGFYSLSPRALLELRAWLIDSFNDPDAAAQDWQRIKFCEACREIVTVGQRCAERDCNARLHNTCQEGYWRTQRSHKCPRCSKDWDGEHYVGEQAMTSTEAYQRGRRRSGGGRKSNAADEVMHENGEHGDEEEEDEDEA